A segment of the Bifidobacteriaceae bacterium genome:
GGTCACAATGATCGCGTTCTTGCCGGACGTCTCCGCCAACAGGGTCAGCCCCGGCCGGATGGACCGGAACAACTCGGCGGTCTCATAGGCGCCGGTCAAGATCACCTGGTCAACTTTCGGATGGCTGATCAAGTGCCGCCCCAGGTCCCGCCCGCCCACGTTCACCAGCGCCAGCGCCTCCCGTGGCACACCGGCCTGCCAGAGCGCCTCCGCGACCACGGCCCCGGTCCTAAATGTCAGCCGCGCGGGCTTGAAAACCACCGCGCTGCCCGTCGCCAACGCGGCCAGCACGCCTCCGGCCGGGATTGAGGCGGGGAAGTTCCACGGCGGGGTGACCACCGTGACCCGGCGCGGGACCGCCCGCGCGCCCGGGATTCGCTCCAATTCCAGCGCCGCCTCGGCGTAGTAGTGCGCGAAGTCGACCGCCTCCGAAACCTCCGGGTCGCCCTGGTCCAGGGTCTTGCCCGCCTCCGCCGCCATGATCTCCAGCAGGTCGAAGCGGCGCTCCTCCAGCGCCTGGCCGGCGGCGTGCAGAATCCGGGACCGCTCGGCGGCGGCCCGTGCCGCCCATTCGGCGCCGGCCCGGGCCGCCGCCTCGATCACCTCTGACACCTGCTGGGCCGTCGTCAGCTTCGCCGCCTCGGCCGTCGCCAACCCCAACTCGGTCGAACGCGCCCGCGCCAAAATGGCGGCAGCAGCCACCTGGTTGGCCGCCACGGAGGGGTCCGTGTCCGGAGTCTCGGCGAAGCGCCCGGGCCCCGGCCGGGGGGCGGCCGCGAAACGGTCGGCGCCGCGGTACGGAACCGGCTGCACGGCATCGAGCGCCGCTATGGACTCAAGGAAACGCCGGCTCTCGCGTTCGAACATTTCGGGGCTGTCCGCCAAGTCGAACACGGCGGACATGAAGTTCGCCTCGTCGGCGCCCTCCTCCAGCCGCCGGACCAGGTACGCGATCGCCACGTCGAACTGGGAGGGGGCCACCACGGGCGTGTAGAGGCGGACGGACCCGACCGCGCGCTTGACGGCGTCCACCTGGCCCTTGGCCATCCCCAGCAGCATCTCGAATTCGACGGCCGGGCGGACCTGGCGGCGGCCGGCCAGCAGCCAGGCGTAGGCGATGTCGAACAGGTTGTGCCCGGCCACGCCCAGCCGGACCGCGTCCGCCCGGGCCGGGTCCAGCGCGTAGTCCAACACCCTGAGGTAGTTGGCGTCCGTCTCCAGCTTGGACCGGCACGTCGCCAAGGGCCAGCCGTGCAGGGACGCCTGGATGCGCTCCATCGGCAGGTTCGCGCCCTTGACCAGCCGAACCTTGACGCGGGCACCCCCGCGCGCCCGCCGGGCCGAGGCCCAATCCTGCAGATCCACCATGGCGCCCAGCGCGTCCGGCAGGTAGGCCTGCAACACGATCCCCGCTTCCAAGCCCAAGAACTCCGGCTGGTCGAGGATCGCCTTGAACACCGCCACGGTCATGTCGAGGTCGTGGTACTCCTCCATGTCGAGGTTCACGAACTTGCCCTCGCGCTTGGCGACCTCGAACAGCGGGCGGAGCTTTTGGGCCACGTCCGCCACCGTCTCCGCGAACGCCCAGGGCGCGTGCGGTGCCACGGCCGAGGACACCTTGATCGAGACGTAATCCACGTCCGGGCGGCCCAGCAGCCTGATGGTGCCGTCCAAGCGGGCGGCGGCCTCCCTCTCCCCCAGCACCGCCTCGCCCAGCAGATTGATGTTCAGCCTGGTCGAACCGTCAGCTTTGAGCTTCGCCAACGCGGGCCCCAGCCGGCGGTCGGTCGCGTCGATCACCAGATGCCCAACCATCTCGCGGAGCACCCGCCGGGCGATCGGCACCACCACGCCGGGGATGACCGGCGCCAGGGCGCCGCCCGCCCTGACCGCCGCCCGCATGGGCGCGGGCACAAACGCGGGCGCCTCCGGCGCGATCCGCGCCAGGACGCCGCCCGCCACGGCGGGGTCCTCCGGCCGGATCACACCGTCGATGAAGCGGGTGGTGAAACCCAGCCCCGCCGGGTCTTTCAGCAGCCCGGCCAACAGCGCGGCGGACGCGTCCGCCGGGGCCGCTCCCGCCTCGCGAAGCCAGGCGCGGACCAGCGCGATCGTCTCCTGAACGAGGGATTCGTCAATGGCGTCGGGGCCGGCCGGGCGCTTCGCTGCGCCAGCCAACCGGACCGCCTCCGCTGCGGTCAGCGGGGTAATGGAAGTCACCCTCCCAATTGTGCCGGATCAACCCGTCCGGCGGCGCCCCTATTTATCCGCCCGGAGCGGACCAGCGGATCAACGGCACCGTCATCTCCGCCGCCGTCAGCGAACCGTGGTGGCCCACCATCTTGGCCGCCCCGCCGGGCATCCGGCTGTCCAGCACGGTGGCGCGGCCCGCCAAGGCCACGATCACGTCCCCCAGGTACGGTTCGACCCGCTCCTCGACCTCCCCGAACAGCCCGGCGGCGATGGCCTCAGCCTTGGTCAAAACCCAGGCGTGCTCCCCTAGGCGGCCCCGCCAGCGTGCGGCGACCGCTGCCGGATCCTCCGCGTAAAGGTGGACGGCCCGCGCCTCGCCGGCCACCAATCCGACGCCCTCCGCCAGGATCGGGTCCCCGGCCACATCCCAAACCGGCGCGCCCGTCACGTCGACCATGCCGTGGTCAGCCGTCAGCCAAAGCTCCCAGGCGCGGGGCAGTTCGGCGACAATGCGGCGGACGGCCTGGTCGAGCGCCTCCAAAGCCGCCGCCCACTGGGACGACTCCCAGCCCACGGCGTGGCCCGCTTTGTCCAACTGGCCCCAGTAGACGTAAACCAAGCCGTCGCCGGCCCGCGCCGCGTTCCGGGTCGCCTCGACAATCGAAGCCGGCTTGGGGTCCGCGGGATAGAAGCGGGCGCCCCGCAGCGAGGACCGGGTCATGGCCGAATCCGCGAAGCGCCCCTCGCCCACGAATGCGGCCGGCCGGCCGATCGCGTCCAAGCGTTCGAACACCGTCGCGTGCGGTTGCCACGCCGTGGGCGGCGTGGGGGTGTCCCACTTGATCAGATTGGCACGCCGGCCCGTCGCCGGGTCGCGCAGGGAATAGCCCGCCAGGCCGGTCCGCCCCGGCGGCAGCCCCGTGCCCAGGCTGGCCAGCGCCGCCACCGTGGTCGAGGGGAAGCCGGTGACCAGTTCGCCGCGCCGCCCCGCGTTCAAGAACGGGGCGTGGCCGGCGCGAGCCGCCAGATTCGCCACCCCCAGGCCGTCCACCAAGAGCACCACAATCCCGCGCGGCGTCTCCGCCGCCCTTTCGTCGCCCGGCTCGCTCCAGTCCGCGCCAACCGGCCCGGCCGCAGGCAGCTCTATGCCAAGGCGCTCGACTGCGGCGGGCAAAACGGAATTGAGGCTGGGACCGCGGTAGCACGGCATCGTGACCCAGGCGGGGACCGGTGCGCTGGATGGCATAGGCCGTCCCGCCTACGCGGCCTGGGCGGTCGCGGCGTAAAGCTTGCGGGCGAATTCGACCAGTTTGGCGGCCAGGTCATGGCCGTTCACGTCCGCGGCGACCTGCAAGCCGATGTCTTCGCTGGTCAACGAGCCGGAATAGCCGTGGTCGGCCAGGCACTCCGGGTCGCCGCAGCCCGCCGGCTCAAGGTCCAGCAACTGGTTCGCGCCCCACCTGACGGCCAGGCGCACAACTCCGGGCGTGTCCCCGGGGAGGTGCTCGGACGGCTCGCCGGTGATATGCGTGAGCGTCACCGACTCGATTCGCCTCAGCGGCACGGCCTCCGTCGAGGCGGCCACAGCGGCCGGCGCCAGCTCATCCGCCGCGTGGTCGTCGGCGTGGGCCGAAATCAGGCGGGTCGGGGTCAACAACACCACCGTCAGGTGCTGCCCAATGGTGCCCACCCCGAACGCCACATCCGGGTGGACGTAGAACGCCACCGGCTGCTCGCCCGCCAGGGCGATGTCCAGCGCGTCGGCCACAATCCTGGGGAAATAGCCGACCCGCTCGAGTTCGGCCACCAAGGCCGCGTGTTGAAGCATGCTTCCATCCTCGCAGATGGGCGGCACGGCAACGGTTTGCCCTGTGGACGGGAGCCAAAACGGCTATGGTGAAGGCCCTAGACGAAAGGACCAGCATGGCGAGGCGGGCGGCGGCCACATTGACGGAGCCGGCGGAAGAGCGGATCACCGACATCGACGTCAGCACGGAGATGTCCCAGTCCTTCCTCGAATACGCCTACTCGGTCATTTACGCCCGCGCTCTGCCGGACGCCCGCGACGGCCTCAAACCCGTCCAGCGCCGCATCCTCTACCAGATGTCGCAGATGCGGCTGACGCCGGACCGCCCGCACGTCAAATCCGCCCGCGTTGTCGGCGACGTCATGGGGCGCCTCCACCCGCACGGGGACACGGCCATCTACGACGCCCTGGTGCGCCTGGCCCAGCCCTTCTCGCTGCGGCTGCCCCTGGTTGACGGCCACGGCAACTTCGGCTCGCTGGACGACGGCCCGGCCGCGCCCCGGTACACCGAAGCCCGCCTGGCGCCCGCCGCGGTCGCCATGACCGCCGGGTTGGACGAGGACATGGTGGACTTCGTCCCCAACTACGACTCGTCCACCACGCAGCCCGCCGTCCTGCCCGCCGCGATCCCGAACCTTCTGGTCAACGGCGCCAGCGGGATAGCAGTCGGCATGGCCAC
Coding sequences within it:
- a CDS encoding bifunctional proline dehydrogenase/L-glutamate gamma-semialdehyde dehydrogenase, coding for MTSITPLTAAEAVRLAGAAKRPAGPDAIDESLVQETIALVRAWLREAGAAPADASAALLAGLLKDPAGLGFTTRFIDGVIRPEDPAVAGGVLARIAPEAPAFVPAPMRAAVRAGGALAPVIPGVVVPIARRVLREMVGHLVIDATDRRLGPALAKLKADGSTRLNINLLGEAVLGEREAAARLDGTIRLLGRPDVDYVSIKVSSAVAPHAPWAFAETVADVAQKLRPLFEVAKREGKFVNLDMEEYHDLDMTVAVFKAILDQPEFLGLEAGIVLQAYLPDALGAMVDLQDWASARRARGGARVKVRLVKGANLPMERIQASLHGWPLATCRSKLETDANYLRVLDYALDPARADAVRLGVAGHNLFDIAYAWLLAGRRQVRPAVEFEMLLGMAKGQVDAVKRAVGSVRLYTPVVAPSQFDVAIAYLVRRLEEGADEANFMSAVFDLADSPEMFERESRRFLESIAALDAVQPVPYRGADRFAAAPRPGPGRFAETPDTDPSVAANQVAAAAILARARSTELGLATAEAAKLTTAQQVSEVIEAAARAGAEWAARAAAERSRILHAAGQALEERRFDLLEIMAAEAGKTLDQGDPEVSEAVDFAHYYAEAALELERIPGARAVPRRVTVVTPPWNFPASIPAGGVLAALATGSAVVFKPARLTFRTGAVVAEALWQAGVPREALALVNVGGRDLGRHLISHPKVDQVILTGAYETAELFRSIRPGLTLLAETSGKNAIIVTPSADMNLAAKDVVASAFAHAGQKCSAASLVILVGSAARSRRFRDQLIDAARSLRVGWPVNAATTMGPLIEPPGAKLERGLTRLEPGQNWVLRPRLLDASGRLWTPGIRAGVEPGSEFHLTEYFGPVLGVMRAASLAQAVEIANQVDYGLTSGLHSLDRAEIEYWLEHIQAGNVYVNRTITGAIVQRQPFGGWKRSAVGAGAKAGGANYLIGLADWAPADGAPDSGPALAPPVEALVKAADGSLGQSEAASLRRAAASAAQAWAGHFAARDVSQLAAEHNVFRYRPVIRPVEVRLAAGGEVADLAKVLAAALTAQADVVVSAASDLPAWLAGALAACGLPVLVEEDQAFADRVAAGPGGRVRLVGESAETLLDGIGGRPDVAVYAQPPTEAGRLEILPFVAEQAVAISAHRFGMPDAMTEGLV
- a CDS encoding alkaline phosphatase family protein yields the protein MPSSAPVPAWVTMPCYRGPSLNSVLPAAVERLGIELPAAGPVGADWSEPGDERAAETPRGIVVLLVDGLGVANLAARAGHAPFLNAGRRGELVTGFPSTTVAALASLGTGLPPGRTGLAGYSLRDPATGRRANLIKWDTPTPPTAWQPHATVFERLDAIGRPAAFVGEGRFADSAMTRSSLRGARFYPADPKPASIVEATRNAARAGDGLVYVYWGQLDKAGHAVGWESSQWAAALEALDQAVRRIVAELPRAWELWLTADHGMVDVTGAPVWDVAGDPILAEGVGLVAGEARAVHLYAEDPAAVAARWRGRLGEHAWVLTKAEAIAAGLFGEVEERVEPYLGDVIVALAGRATVLDSRMPGGAAKMVGHHGSLTAAEMTVPLIRWSAPGG
- a CDS encoding DUF5998 family protein, producing MLQHAALVAELERVGYFPRIVADALDIALAGEQPVAFYVHPDVAFGVGTIGQHLTVVLLTPTRLISAHADDHAADELAPAAVAASTEAVPLRRIESVTLTHITGEPSEHLPGDTPGVVRLAVRWGANQLLDLEPAGCGDPECLADHGYSGSLTSEDIGLQVAADVNGHDLAAKLVEFARKLYAATAQAA